CGGGAACCTCCGCCCAGTGCGCCGTCCGGTCGGCGAGCACCAGGCCCGAGGTGCTCACGCCGCGCTCGCTCCTGGACGGACCGCCCAGCCACACCGGGCCCGACTCGGCCCGGCGCTGGGTGCCGCGCCCCGGCACCATGACCAGCAGGCTGATCAACACGAACAGCCCCAACGAAACCCCGATGAGGAAGAGCAGAATCTCGCCCGCGCTGTGCACACAACGAACGTAATCCCGATGCGCGCACCGGGCCAGACCCACCCTGGGAGTGTCCACCAGGTAAGATCAAAAGTGAGACGACTTCTCTAGAGAAGAATGTAGAACATACCCGCATAACGCGCGTGGAACACGATGAGCTGGGCCATAAAACTATGGACAGGGCAACACTAGGAATCTTTCCGATCTCCGAGCTACGGTGAGTTACGTGGACTCCGACAACCAGCGAGAAGACGGTCACAACGCGTCACCGATCTGGGTGAGCGACCGGCCTGAGAGCGAGCAGACCGCCGCCGCGCAGCCTTCGGCGCCCACCTCCACGTACGCGCCCGTCGAACGGGCGTCCGTACGTAACCTGCTGCAACAACCGGGCTTTCGCCGCCTGCGCAACCGCGCGCTGCTGGCGATCGCCGTCGCCGTGGTGGTGGGCTTCCTCGTGGGCGACTGGCGGGTGGGCGTGACCGCGGGCGTGGTCGCGGCCATCCTGGACGCGTTCTATCGCGCGCGTTCGCACTCGTCCGTGCCCGCCTGGCGGCGCACGTCCGTGGCGGAGCGCCGCACGGAGGCGCAGCTGCGCAAGCTCGAGCGCAGCGGCTACCGCACGCTCCACGCCAGGGCGATCCCCAACAGCGAGGCCCAGATCGACCATCTCGTGGTCGGCCCGACCGGTGTGTACGCGGTCGACTCCGAGAAGTGGGACAAGCGGCTGCCCGTACGCGTGCAGATGGGCAAGAAGCTCTTCCACGGCCCCTTCGACAAGAAGGCCCGCCTCGCCGAGGCCAAATGGGAGGCGTCGCAGGCCAGCGAGCTGATCACCAAGTCGTTCGGCCGCGAGGTGGCGGTCGTGCCCTCGCTCGCCATCTACGGCCCCCCGGTGCCGTGGAAGATCATGACCATTCGCGGCGTGGACGTCTACCAGGGCGACCGCGCCCGCAAGTGGATCACCAAGCGGGAGCGGGCGCTGACCAACAGCGAGATCGACCGGATCTACGACATCGCGGCCCAGGTCCTCCCCGCCCGGTACGGCGACGACTAGATCTCCGGCTCCCCGGCGTCCGGCACCAGCCGGGCGCCGAAGTCGTCCAGGGCCCTGGCCAGCTCCGCGCTCGGCGGCAGCTGCTGCGGCAGGCGCGAGTACAGCGCGGTGCCGAAGCCGGCCATGCGGACGATCTGGTCGATGAGCGCCTCCCTGTCACGCGGCCACGGAAACGACGGCTGGGCGATCAGCAGGGAGACGCAGCCGTGCACGGCCGACCAGAGGCCCAGCGCGAGCTCCTCTGGATCGCCCTCGAGCACACGGGTCTCCACGCAGGCCGAGACCGCGTTCACCATGTGACGGAAGCACTCGGCGGCGGCCGGGGGCACGCCCGGTCCCGTCGAGGCCCGCATCATCAGCACTCTGTACTGCACCGGGTGGTCCAGGGCAAAGCGGGCGTACGCGCGCGCACACTTGCCCAGGGCGAGGAACGGGTCGCCGCCCAGGTTCTCGGTGAACATCCGGCCGAACTCGCCCCAGACCCGCAGGCACACCGCTTCGACGAGCGCGCCCTTGTCGGCGAAGTGCATGTAGACCGACGGCGTGGACACCCTCGCGCGCATGGCTACCGCGCGCAGCGTGAGCGCGTCCTCGCTGCCCGACTCGTCCAGCAGCTTCTCCGCCGCTCGCAGGATCTCCTCCCGCAGGAGCACTCCCTCTCCGCGTCGTGCGCGCACGCGTCTGGTGATGGTCATGGTCTCAGGTTGACGCCGTCAGGTTGACGGTGTCAACCTGATCTCCAGCGGAGAGGAGCACGAAAAATGGGGAATTTTCGAGAAGCGACCGCATTGACCGCTCGAGGCGACGGCGAGTTCGAGGCCGTGCTGGACGCCCAGTGGAGCGTCGGCGACCGGCTGCACGGTGGCTACCTCCTGGCCGTGCTCGCCAGGGCCGCGACCGAGAGCGGGGCGGGCGCGGGCCATCCGCACGTCACGGCCGTCAGCGGCGCCTTCATCGAGCCGCCCGAGCCCGGCGAGGCCCTGGCGCGCGTCGAGACGCTCCGGGTCGGCAGGAGCGTGGCGCAGGTCAGAGCCGCTCTGGTGCAGGACGGCCGTACGCGCGTCGAGTCGCACATCACACTCGGCCTGCTCGACGACTCTGACCCCTGGTGGTCGGCGCACGGGCCGGTCGAGCTGCCTCCCGAGGACGAATGCTTCCTGGCCCCGACCGATCCCCCGGGCACGGACCTCACGGTGCCGCTGATGTCCGTGATCGAGGAGCGCATCGTTCCCGAGCATCTGTCCTTCGCGTTCGGCGCCCCCACCAGGCGCGGCGTCATCGCGAGCTGGCAGCGGCTGGCCGACGGCTCGGACTGGGACCCGCTGAGCCTGCTGGTGGCGCTCGACCCGGTGCCGCCCGTCTCGTTCGACCTGGGGCTGTCCGGGTGGGTGCCGACGATCCAGCTGTCGGCGTACATCCGCAGGCTGCCCGCTCCCGGGCCGATCAGGGTGCGGATGTCGGCCACGGACGTCGGGGGCGACCGGATGGACGAGGCGGCCCACATCTGGGACGACAAGGGGCGACTGGTGGCCCAGTCGACCCAGCTCGCCGCCGTACGGCTCCCCGTTTAGCCACGCTCTTCAGGACTCGATCCGGTAACCAGCCGTCCGATGTGTGGACACGTGTCTCAGTCGCCGGGCAGGTGGCCGTAACATGTGAAGACTCGCTAGCGATGGGAGATGCCCAATGCCCGCCCTCAGGTCACGTACAGTCACCCACGGCAGGAACATGGCCGGTGCCCGGGCCCTGCTCCGGGCGACCGGCGTAGCCGGGAGCGACTTCGGCAAGCCGATCATCGCGGTGGCCAACAGCTTCACCCAGTTCGTTCCGGGTCATGTGCATCTCCGGGAAGTCGGCGACGTGGTGTCCGCGGCGATCAGGGAGGCCGGGGCGATCCCGCGGGAGTTCAACACGATCGCCGTGGACGACGGCATCGCGATGGGCCACGGCGGCATGCTCTACTCGCTGCCGTCGCGCGAGCTGATCGCCGACGCCGTGGAGTACATGGTCAACGCCCACTGCGCCGACGCGCTGATCTGCGTGTCCAACTGCGACAAGATCACTCCGGGCATGCTGCTGGCCGCGTTCCGGCTGAACATCCCGACGATCTTCGTCTCGGGCGGCCCCATGGAGGCCGGCAAGACGCCCGGCAAGAAGCTCGACCTGATCGACCCGATGATCGCCTCCGCTGACGACTCCGTCTCGGACGCCGAGCTACTGGAGCTGGAGGAGAGCGCCTGCCCGACCTGTGGCTCCTGCTCCGGCATGTTCACCGCCAACTCCATGAACTGCCTGACCGAGGCCATGGGGCTCGCGCTGCCGGGCAACGGCACGATCCTGGCCACGCATAAGGCGCGCAAGAAGCTGTTCGAGGACGCCGGGCGCCAGCTCGTCGAGATCACCCGCCGCTACTACGAGGACGGCGACGAGTCGGTGCTGCCGCGCTCTATCGCCACCAGCGACGCGTTCGAGAACGCCATGACGCTCGACGTCGCGATGGGCGGCTCGACCAACACGATCCTGCACATCCTGGCCGCCGCCCGTGAGGCCGAGGTGGACTTCGGGCTCAAGGAGATCAACGAGATCTCGCGGCGCGTACCGTGCATCTGCAAGGTCGCTCCGGCCACGAACAAGTACCACATCGAGGACGTCCACCGCGCCGGCGGCATCCCCGCCATCCTGGGCGAGCTCGACCGGGCCGGGCTGCTGCACCGCGACGTGCCCACCGTGAACGGCGGCACGCTGGCCGACATGCTGGCCTCCTGGGACGCGAAGTCGCCGACGGTGCTGCCCGAGGCCGTCGAGCTGTGGCACGCGGCCCCCGGCAACGTCCGCACGGTCAAGGCGTACTCGCAGGACAACCGCTGGGACGACCTCGACCTCGACCGCACGGCCGGATGCATCCGCGACCGTGAGCACGCCTACACCGCCGACGGCGGTCTGGCCGTCCTCTACGGCAACATCTCGCGTGACGGCGCGGTGGTGAAGACGGCCGGGGTGGACGAGTCGATCTGGAAGTTCAGCGGCCCCGCGGTGGTGTTCGAGTCGCAGGAGCAGGCGGTCGAGGGCATCCTCGGCGGGCGCGTCAAGGAGGGCGACGTGGTGGTCATCCGCTACGAGGGCCCCAAGGGCGGCCCCGGCATGCAGGAGATGCTCTACCCGACGTCCTTCCTGAAGGGCAAGGGGCTCGGCAAGGCCTGCGCGCTCATCACCGACGGCCGCTTCTCCGGCGGCACCTCCGGCCTGTCGATCGGCCACGCCTCCCCCGAGGCGGCCGAGGGCGGGGCGATCGCGCTGGTCGAGGACGGCGACATCATCGACATCGACATCCCCAACCGGTCGATGGAGCTGCGGGTGCCCGAGGCCGAGCTGGCCGCGCGGCGCGAGCGGCTCCTGGCGGACCTGGGCGGATACCGGCCGCGCGACCGCAACCGGCCGGTGAGCGTGGCGCTGCAGGCGTACGCGGCGATGACGACGTCCGCGTCCACCGGCGCCTCGCGCGATCTGTCCCAGTTGTCGAAGTGACTATGGCCTATGCGGCAGGCGATAAGACTGTCACCTGCCGCACAGGCTTTCGAAAAATGTCGGTCGTGGTCCCTATTCTTGGGGTATGACGACAGTCGTGAAGCACGATACTCGCCCGCTGACGACCGCCGAGATCGCCGCCCTCGCCCTCTCCCTCGCTCACCTCGGAGCGGGCCCCCAGGCCGTCACCGCACGGCGTGGCCTGCAGCACGCGTTCGAGCACCTGGAGCTCGACGACGACGTCATCGCCACCACGCTCACGACCCTGACGGAGCCGCTGCCCGTGGAGGTCGCCTCCAGGGCCAGGCTCATGGCCGACGCCATCACCAGCCGCCTCATGATCCGCCTGCACTACCGCGACGCCTCGGGCACCGTCTCCACGCGCGACGTCGAGCCGGTGACGTGCCTAGTCCACCGCGAATACTGGTATCTGGTCGGCGTGTGCAGGATGCGCCGGGCGATCAGGGCGTTCAGGTTCGACCGGATCATCGCGGTCGAACCCACGCTCACACCGTCCCGCCCGCACCTGGCTGACCGGTTCCTCCCGTTCCAGCGGAGAAAGCGCCCCAGGGCCGCGTAGGAACTGGCCTCCGCTTGACCAGCCGCGCCCCCGGTCTTTGGGATTGTGAGTGGCAGGCTCCCGCACATGCGTGTTCGGAGGCTCTCGCTCTCTGTCCTGCTGGCCGTGGCCGGCTGCGCCGCCCCGTCGATCGCCGTACCGCCCCCGGCCGCTCCCGTCCGGCAGCCGGTCGGCGTCGTCGTCGAGAGCGTGCTGCCCGTTGCCGCGCGGCGCGCTCTCGACCAGAGCCTGGATCGCTACCTGCGTGACCGTCCCGGCCGCGCGGCGCTGGCCGTCTACGACCGGACGACCGGCACCAGGTACGCCTTCCGCGAGCGCACGCCGTTCATGCTGGCCAGCGTGATGAAGGTGGACATCCTGCTGGCGTTCCTCCTCACCAAGCGCGGTGAGCTGAGCGACTACGAGCGCGATCTGGCCTCCCGGATGATCCGTGACAGCGACAACGACTGCGCGGGAGAGCTCTACATGACCATCGGCGGCCGGGAGGGGTTCGCCAGGGTCCTGCGCCGGCTCGGCGTCGAGCACACGGAGCCGGGACCGAGCCTCTACTGGGGAACGACCCTCAGCCGCCCGTCCGACCAGGTGAAGGTGCTGGAGCAGCTCACCGACCCGAAGGGGCCGCTGCCGGCCCCCGACCGGCGCTACGCGCTGAAGCTCATGTCGTCCGTGCAGCCGTCGCAGGCGTGGGGGGTCAGCGCGGCCGGAGGCGAGGTGGCGCTCAAGAACGGATGGCTGCCGGCCGACGCGCACGGCGGGCTGTGGACGATCAACAGCGTGGGCCGCCTCGACGTACGCGGGCACGAGCTGCTCATCGCGGTGCTGTCGGAGCGCAGCCCGACCATGGAGACGGGTATCGCCACGGTCGAACGGCTGGCCCGGCTGGCCGTGGACGCGTTGACAGGGCCCGAGGAGACCGTCAGCGCGTCCAAGGTGTTCTAGGAGGCGCAGCACCCTCCGCCGCAGCAGCCGCCGCCGCTCGCCTTGGGCGCGGCCGCGCCCCCCGTCATCGAGACCGTGGAGAGCAGCTTCACCGTGTCGTCGTGCCCCTCGGGGCAGCTCGCCGGGTCGTTGGAGGCCGACATGGGACGGGAGACCTCGAACGTGGAGCCGCAGGCGCGGCAGCGGAAGTCGTAACGCGGCATGTGACTAAGAATAGGTCAGGTGCGCGTAGTCGGACACGGGCTCGTAGCCGATCGACTGGTAGATCGCGTTGCTCGTGGGGTTGTTGAGGTCGGTGAAGAGCACCACCTCGTCGCAGCGCTCCGCCAGACCGACCGCGCTGGCGTGCGCCGTCACCGCGGAGCCGTAGCCGTTCCTGCGGCACGAAGGCGGCGTGTAGACCGGGCCGATGCGGCAGACCCCGCCGGCCGCCGGGGAGAGCCCGGCCAGCGAGACCGGCGCCCCGCCCGCCTCCCAGACGAACAGCTCGCGGGCGGCCAGCCGCTGCGCCACCCGGTCGGCCACGTCGGCGTCGGGCATGCGCACCTCGTCACCGAACGCGTGATACCAGCTCACGAGCAGCGGGAAGTCGGCCGGCACGGCGAGCCTGCCGTGGCCCGGCACGTCGGGCACGTCGAGCGTGCCGAGACGGTAGAGGCGCTCCGGGACCACCCGCTCGGGCGCGCCCAGCACCCGCTCGGCCTCCGCCGTCAGCTCGACCCGGCCCACCACGGCCGGGAGCGCGCCGCCGAGCGCCCCGATGAGCGGCGCGACGGCCTCGACGGGCATGTCGGCGAGCCCGACGGGATGCGGCGGCGTGTGGAAGAACGCGCCCCGCATTTCACCGTCGACCGTCCACCAGCCGAACCGGGGATCCTTGACGGGCATGCCGGCCCGCAGGTTGGCCAGGACGGTGAGCGCGACCGTGTTACGCACGGGGTCGCCGAGCAGGAACGGCTCGGCGACCGCGGCGTACTCCTCAACGTCTGAGGTAAAGCTCCACATGCCTGCTCATGGTGTCAGGCAGCGGCCCTCAGCGACAAAGCGGTTTTCAGGCCGCGGCCTCGAGGTAAGGGGCCCATTGCGGATCTCCGGCGAGCGAGGCGCCGATGAGCCTCCAGTGGGCGCCCCTCGGCACCGACGGGTCGAAGCGGAGCGTCCAGCCCAGCTCCTCGAGGTACTTGTCGGCCTTTCTGTGGTTGCAGGTGGTGCAGGAAGCGACGCAGTTCTCCCAGGTGTGGGTGCCGCCCCTGGACCGCGGGATGACGTGGTCGATGGTCTCGGCCCGCTGCCCGCAGTAGGCGCAGCGGTAGTCGTCGCGCCGCATGAGGGCGGCCCGGGTCAGGGGGATGCGGGACCGGTAGGGAATGCGGACATATCTTCGGAGCCTGATCACCGAGGGGACGTCGAGCGTGCGGCTCGCGGAGCGGAGCACCGCTCCCCTGCCGTCGCGGTGGACGACATCGGCCTTCTCCCGCAGCACGAGCACCACCGCGCGGTGCAGCGAGAGGGTGGTCAGGGGCTCGTAGGTGGCATTGAGCAGCAGGACCTGGCGCATCATCGGGCCTCTTCCTGCTGCGCGCGTATCAAAGGGGACATGCCGCGGCATGTCCCGGCTGTCGGCCCCTCCTGGGGCACTACTGCTTCCGTCACGTGGACCTCCGCCGGACGGTCCAGCGGATGGTCACCACGGCACCGTCCTGTCACCAAGTCTGGCGTCTGCAGCGTGGTCCCCGCCACCCCAAAAACCTCTAGCCGGAATGGACCAGAGGGACACGCGATACGTTTTATGCCCGCTTCACCAGCGCTTTACGCATGTCCTTTGGCAGTAGGGTTCCGAGCATGAAGCTGGAGCCGTACCCGA
The Nonomuraea helvata genome window above contains:
- a CDS encoding nuclease-related domain-containing protein, with product MDSDNQREDGHNASPIWVSDRPESEQTAAAQPSAPTSTYAPVERASVRNLLQQPGFRRLRNRALLAIAVAVVVGFLVGDWRVGVTAGVVAAILDAFYRARSHSSVPAWRRTSVAERRTEAQLRKLERSGYRTLHARAIPNSEAQIDHLVVGPTGVYAVDSEKWDKRLPVRVQMGKKLFHGPFDKKARLAEAKWEASQASELITKSFGREVAVVPSLAIYGPPVPWKIMTIRGVDVYQGDRARKWITKRERALTNSEIDRIYDIAAQVLPARYGDD
- a CDS encoding TetR/AcrR family transcriptional regulator, which translates into the protein MTITRRVRARRGEGVLLREEILRAAEKLLDESGSEDALTLRAVAMRARVSTPSVYMHFADKGALVEAVCLRVWGEFGRMFTENLGGDPFLALGKCARAYARFALDHPVQYRVLMMRASTGPGVPPAAAECFRHMVNAVSACVETRVLEGDPEELALGLWSAVHGCVSLLIAQPSFPWPRDREALIDQIVRMAGFGTALYSRLPQQLPPSAELARALDDFGARLVPDAGEPEI
- a CDS encoding thioesterase family protein; the protein is MTARGDGEFEAVLDAQWSVGDRLHGGYLLAVLARAATESGAGAGHPHVTAVSGAFIEPPEPGEALARVETLRVGRSVAQVRAALVQDGRTRVESHITLGLLDDSDPWWSAHGPVELPPEDECFLAPTDPPGTDLTVPLMSVIEERIVPEHLSFAFGAPTRRGVIASWQRLADGSDWDPLSLLVALDPVPPVSFDLGLSGWVPTIQLSAYIRRLPAPGPIRVRMSATDVGGDRMDEAAHIWDDKGRLVAQSTQLAAVRLPV
- the ilvD gene encoding dihydroxy-acid dehydratase: MPALRSRTVTHGRNMAGARALLRATGVAGSDFGKPIIAVANSFTQFVPGHVHLREVGDVVSAAIREAGAIPREFNTIAVDDGIAMGHGGMLYSLPSRELIADAVEYMVNAHCADALICVSNCDKITPGMLLAAFRLNIPTIFVSGGPMEAGKTPGKKLDLIDPMIASADDSVSDAELLELEESACPTCGSCSGMFTANSMNCLTEAMGLALPGNGTILATHKARKKLFEDAGRQLVEITRRYYEDGDESVLPRSIATSDAFENAMTLDVAMGGSTNTILHILAAAREAEVDFGLKEINEISRRVPCICKVAPATNKYHIEDVHRAGGIPAILGELDRAGLLHRDVPTVNGGTLADMLASWDAKSPTVLPEAVELWHAAPGNVRTVKAYSQDNRWDDLDLDRTAGCIRDREHAYTADGGLAVLYGNISRDGAVVKTAGVDESIWKFSGPAVVFESQEQAVEGILGGRVKEGDVVVIRYEGPKGGPGMQEMLYPTSFLKGKGLGKACALITDGRFSGGTSGLSIGHASPEAAEGGAIALVEDGDIIDIDIPNRSMELRVPEAELAARRERLLADLGGYRPRDRNRPVSVALQAYAAMTTSASTGASRDLSQLSK
- a CDS encoding WYL domain-containing protein, whose protein sequence is MTTVVKHDTRPLTTAEIAALALSLAHLGAGPQAVTARRGLQHAFEHLELDDDVIATTLTTLTEPLPVEVASRARLMADAITSRLMIRLHYRDASGTVSTRDVEPVTCLVHREYWYLVGVCRMRRAIRAFRFDRIIAVEPTLTPSRPHLADRFLPFQRRKRPRAA
- a CDS encoding serine hydrolase, coding for MRVRRLSLSVLLAVAGCAAPSIAVPPPAAPVRQPVGVVVESVLPVAARRALDQSLDRYLRDRPGRAALAVYDRTTGTRYAFRERTPFMLASVMKVDILLAFLLTKRGELSDYERDLASRMIRDSDNDCAGELYMTIGGREGFARVLRRLGVEHTEPGPSLYWGTTLSRPSDQVKVLEQLTDPKGPLPAPDRRYALKLMSSVQPSQAWGVSAAGGEVALKNGWLPADAHGGLWTINSVGRLDVRGHELLIAVLSERSPTMETGIATVERLARLAVDALTGPEETVSASKVF
- a CDS encoding zinc ribbon domain-containing protein, with protein sequence MPRYDFRCRACGSTFEVSRPMSASNDPASCPEGHDDTVKLLSTVSMTGGAAAPKASGGGCCGGGCCAS
- a CDS encoding GNAT family N-acetyltransferase, encoding MWSFTSDVEEYAAVAEPFLLGDPVRNTVALTVLANLRAGMPVKDPRFGWWTVDGEMRGAFFHTPPHPVGLADMPVEAVAPLIGALGGALPAVVGRVELTAEAERVLGAPERVVPERLYRLGTLDVPDVPGHGRLAVPADFPLLVSWYHAFGDEVRMPDADVADRVAQRLAARELFVWEAGGAPVSLAGLSPAAGGVCRIGPVYTPPSCRRNGYGSAVTAHASAVGLAERCDEVVLFTDLNNPTSNAIYQSIGYEPVSDYAHLTYS
- a CDS encoding HNH endonuclease, producing the protein MRQVLLLNATYEPLTTLSLHRAVVLVLREKADVVHRDGRGAVLRSASRTLDVPSVIRLRRYVRIPYRSRIPLTRAALMRRDDYRCAYCGQRAETIDHVIPRSRGGTHTWENCVASCTTCNHRKADKYLEELGWTLRFDPSVPRGAHWRLIGASLAGDPQWAPYLEAAA